A DNA window from Aythya fuligula isolate bAytFul2 chromosome 4, bAytFul2.pri, whole genome shotgun sequence contains the following coding sequences:
- the ARFIP1 gene encoding arfaptin-1 isoform X6, whose product MAQESPKNSAAEIPVTSNGQLEDSHEHSFNRDLKRSLPVGLGLSETKITSHGFDSTKEGVVEAGPFPGKGSSASPKPSVISPSSAAASRLAGQGCDLIIPTGGRAQQKSGPVVLADEVKNPAMEKLELVRKWSLNTYKCTRQIISEKLGRGSRTVDLELEAQIDILRDNKKKYENILKLAQTLSTQLFQMVHTQRQLGDAFADLSLKSLELHEEFGYNADTQKLLAKNGETLLGAINFFIANVNTLVNKTIEDTLLTVKQYESARIEYDAYRTDLEELNLGPRDANTLPKIEQSQQLFQVHKEKYDKMRNDVSIKLKFLEENKVKVLHNQLVLFHNAIAAYFAGNQKQLEQTLKQFHIKLKTPGADAPSWLEEQ is encoded by the exons gacTTGAAACGTTCATTACCAGTTGGACTTGGACTCTCTGAAACCAAAATAACATCTCATGGCTTTGACAGCACCAAAGAGGGAGTCGTTGAGGCAGGACCATTTCCAGGTAAAg GTTCCTCAGCATCACCCAAACCATCTGTTATATCTCCTAGCAGTGCAGCAGCTAGCAGACTGGCTGGACAAGGTTGTGATTTAATTATTCCCACAG ggggcagagctcagcagaaGAGTGGACCTGTTGTGTTAGCAGATGAAGTAAAGAATCCAGCAATGGAGAAATTGGAATTGGTGAGAAAGTGGAGCCTAAACACCTACAAG tgtacaCGTCAGATCATCTCTGAAAAACTGGGTCGTGGCTCGAGAACAGTAGATCTGGAACTAGAAGCTCAAATAGATATATTGagagataacaaaaaaaaatacgaAAATATCTTGAAACTGGCACAGACGCTGTCCACACAACTCTTCCAGATGGTGCACACCCAGAGGCAACTTGGAGATGCTTTTGCTGACCTGAGTTTGAAATCATTGGAACTTCAT GAGGAGTTTGGCTACAATGCAGATACGCAGAAACTTCTAGCTAAAAATGGAGAGACTCTTCTTGGGGCTATTAACTTCTTTATTGCCAATGTGAACACATTGGTGAATAAAACAATTGAGGATACGTTATTGACTGTGAAACAATATGAAAGTGCCAG GATTGAATACGATGCCTATCGAACAGACCTAGAAGAGCTGAATCTTGGCCCTCGTGATGCAAACACTCTACCAAAGATTGAGCAATCACAGCAGTTGTTTCAAGTGCATAAAGAGAAGTATGACAAGATGCGTAATGATGTATCTATCAAATTgaaatttttggaagaaaataag GTTAAGGTGTTGCACAATCAGCTCGTTCTGTTCCACAATGCCATTGCAGCGTACTTTGCTGGGAATCAAAAGCAGCTTGAACAGACACTTAAACAGTTCCACATCAAGTTGAAAACTCCTGGAGCAGATGCTCCATCCTGGCTTGAAGAACAGTAA